GCTTGAGGACTTCAGGTCAAAATGCGTACCAACCAGCCGGACACACCAGCTCAGGGCGGGCAATCAGCTGCAGATGGCGCGGCGTTTCTCGATTTTAAAAAGCTGGCGCAGTCGTTCCCGCAGATCTGGCGTGTCCTTGCAGCCGTGGGCGCTGACGGCATGCTGGATCGCGGCCTGCAGCAGTTCCCCCTCGTTTTCGGCGAAGATGGCTATGGTGCACTGGACGCCCGGAACGTCGCGGCAATCAATGAATTTCCTGACCATGCCTCCCCCATGCGCGGCCGGGTTGACCCGGCATCGGGAACATAGACGCGAACAGGGTTAGTCTCATTCCATTTCAGGAAAAACGGGCGAGACCGAGGCCATTGAGGTCGATATCCGGGGAACGGCCCGAGATGATGTCGGCCAGGATTTTTCCCGAGCCGCAGGCCATGGTCCAGCCGAGGGTGCCGTGGCCGGTGTTGAGGAACAGGTTTTTGTAAGAGGTGGGGCCCAACAGGGGCGGATTGTCCGGCGTCATCGGCCGCAGCCCGCACCAGGGCTGGGCCTGCGCCGGGTCGCCGGCGCCCGGGAACAGGTCGGCCAGCACGTGCCGGAGGGTGGCGAGCCGCGAGGGCGGCAACGACAGGTCGTAACCCGCGAGTTCAGCGGTACCCGCGGCGCGCAGCTTGTCGCCGAGGCGCGAGACCACGACCTTATATGTAACATCAGTCACACTTCCGGCCGGTGCCGCCGCGGCGTTGGTGAGCGGCAGGGTGATGGAATAGCCCTTGACCGGATACACCGGCAGCCGGAGGCCGAGCGGGCGCGCGAGCAGCGGCGAGTAGCTGCCGCAGGCGAGCACGCAGGCATCCGCGGTCAGCACGCCCTGGTCGGTATGCACGCGCGTGATACGGTCGCCGTCGGCCTCCAGCCGCTCGATGCGGGTATCGAGCGCGAAGTTCACGCCCTGTGATTGAGCCAGCTTCGCCAACGACTGCGTGAACTGAAAACAATCGCCGGATTCGTCGCCGGGAAAATGCAGGCCGCCGATGATCTTTCCCTGCGACGGATGCAACGCAGGTTCCTGTGCGACGCAGCCGTTGCGGTCGAGCAGGCGGCAATCCACGCCCCATTGTTGGAGCAGGGCGGCATCGCGCATCGCATCATCCAGATCGCGCGCCGTGCGAAATATTTCAAGTATGCCGGTGGTGTGTTCGTCGTAACGGATACCGGTTTCCTGTCGCAGCGCTTTCAGGCATTCGTGGCTGTAGCGCGACAGCCGCAGCATGCGCTCGCGGTTGATCGTGTAGCGTTCGGAGGTGCAATTGGCGAGCATTTTGAACAGCCAGCGCCACATGGCCGGATCAAGGCGCGGGCGCAGCACCAGTGGCGAATGCGGGCGCAGCATCCATTTGAGCGCCTTGAGCGGAATGCCGGGCGCGGCCCACGGCGTGCCCGCGCCCCACGACACCTGGCCGCCATTGGCCTGGCTGGTTTCCAGCCCCGGTGCCGCCTGCCGGTCGACCACCGTGACTTCGTGACCCGCCTGCCGCAGATACCAGGCGCTGGTGACGCCGATCACGCCGCCGCCGAGGACGAGGACTTTCATGGGAGGTTGATGTAGCAATTAGTAGATTGTTGAAAAACGTATCGTCACCCCGGCGGAAGCCGGGGTCCAGAATATTAAAACCAAAGAAATCAGTATTAGACTGGATTCCGGCTTTCGCCGGAATGACAGATTCGGATGTTTTTTGGATTTTTTCAACAAACTGTTACTCATGCCAGGCAGTGAAACCGGCCACCGGCTCGCGCGCGGTGCGATAGTTGTTCACCGGCGCGTCGGCGTCGGGATAACCGAGCGCCATGCCGCAGACGAGGGCGCGGGTGTCGGGGACATTCACAATGTTGCGCACGATGTCGGGATACTCCGCGAGCGCGGCCTGCGGGCAGGTGGCGAGGCCGTGCCCGAGCGCGGCGAGCATGACGTTCTCGATGAACATGCCCATGTCGATCCATGAGCCTTTTTCCATGACGCGGTCGAGAAAGAACAGCAGCCCCACCGGCGCGCCGAAGAAGGAATAATTGTTGTTCCAGGCCTTGAGGCGCGCATCCTTGTCCTCGCGCCCGATTTTCATGGCCTGGTAGAGCGCCAGCCCGCAGGCCACGCGCCGCGACTTGTAGGGCTCGACCCAGTGCTTCGGATAATAGGAATAATCGGGATTTTCCGGGCGGCCGGCCTGGCGCTCCGCCAGCAGCGCCGCGCTGATTTTCCGTTTGGTTTCGCCCGTGACTACCACGACCTGCCACGGCTGGGCGTTGGTGCCGGAAGGCGCCCAGCGCGCGGTTTCCAGGATCGCCTCGACCGTGGCACGGTCCACCGGTTTGTCGAGATAGGCGCGCGTGGAGGCGCGGCGGCGTATCGCTTCAAGGACATCCATCGGCAGTCTCCGGGTAACGGAAGGTGTAATCCGTAATGTACCCTGATTGGGTCAGCGGAAGAATTCCCGGATACACCGCATAACGAAACAGCCCGGCATCTGCCGGGCTGTTTTTGGGAAAAACTGTTCGAATTAAATGTGGGAGGCGCTGGCGGTGATCGTCGGCGGGACGCGGCGCTCGGCCTTTTCCAGCCACTGCTGGATGCGGCGCGCGTCGCCGTAACGGCTGAGCTTGCCCCAGGAATTGAGCAGCACGATGGTGAGCGGCCGCTCGGCGATGGTGGTCTGCATGATCAGGCAATTGCCGGCCGCGGAGGTATAACCGGTCTTGCTGAGGGCGATGTCCCAGCTTTGGCGGTGCACCAGGCGGTTGGTGTTGCGAAACGCGATCTGCCGCCCCGAGGCTTGGTCGGTGACACGAAACGTGGGCGTGGTGGTCATGGCGTGAATCAGCGCATGCTTGTGCGTCTCGTTGACCAGCCGCACCAGATCGTTGGCGGTCGAGACGTTGCCGTTGTGCAGGCCGCTCGAATCCACATACCGCGTCTGCGTCATGCCGAGTTGCTGCGCCTTGGCATTCATGGCCTGGAACATGGCCTCTTCGCCACCGGGGTAGGTGCGCGCCAGCGCCGCCGCGGCGCGGTTGTCGGAAGCGCCGAGCGCGGCGTACAGCAGATCATGGCGCGTGAACACGCCATTGAAGCCCAGGCGCGATTTCGTGCCGCGCAGGCGGTCGCGGTCGTCGCGCGTGATCTTGATCGGTTCGTCGAGCGGCACGCCGGATTCGAGGATGACCAGCGCCGTCATGAGCTTGGTCAGGGAGGCGATGGGACGCTGGCGCTCGATGTTGCGGCCGTAGAGCATGACGCCCTCGCGGTCGTCCACGATCATGGCCACGCCGGATTGCAGCGTGAGCCGGTTGGGTTGGCCGTACTCGATAATTTCCGCCGCCGAGGTGTACGAAGCCGCCGGCTTGTTTTCAACCGGCGGAGTGACGTTGGCGTCCGAGGTAACGTGTGATGTGGCGAGAACAAGCCCGACGAGAGTCGCCAGGCCGACCAGAATCCTTGTCGGTTTCATCAAAATAACTACCCCTCCCTTTCGGTTTTTCGTTGCCACCACTTCATATTAGTAGTCTGTTGGCAGGACGCAACCTTAACCCGCCGGCACGGGTCTTGTGAAGCCGCGGGCAGGGGCGTATTTCCCCTCCCGACCGCCATTCATCGGTGGGGCCTCCCACCGATCGGCGGTTTCGGTCCCGGGCGGCGGCGGGTGTCGCTTGATACGGCGGGTCGGGGTTTATAAGCTGTGTCCGTCCTCTCCGTACCCATCACCGACAAGGAGCAGCATCATGGCGCATACCTATCACGAACTGAAGGAAATGACTGTCGCGCAGTTGCGCGAGATCGCCAAGGACATGACGCACGAGGCGGTCAAGGGCGCGACGCAGATGAACAAGGACCATCTGCTGAAAGGCCTGTGCACGGCGCTCAATATCGAGATGCACGAGCACCACGAGGTGGTCGGCATCGACAAGGCGGCGATCAAGATCAAAATCCGGACCTTGCGGAAAAAGCGCGATGAAATCCTGGCCACCAAGGAGCGCAAGGAACTCAGCGGCGTCCTGCGGCAGATTCACGCCCTCAAGCGCACCATCCGCCGCGCCACGGTCTGAGCGTTATTTTATTTCCGGGTGATCCGGAAGCACTGGTGGATTTTCGGATCGCGCTCGAAGTCTTTGGGGATGGTCTTGCGGGTGATGTCCTCGACATGCAGGCCGGCAAATGCCTCCCGTTCCATCTTGAAGCGGCGCAGATTGGTCGAGAAGATCAATACTCCGCCGGGTTCGAGCAGCGCCGCGGTGTCGGCAATGAGCGCTGCGTGATCGCGCTGCACGTCGAGCGTGTCCTCCATGCGCTTGGAGCGTGAGAAGGTCGGCGGGTCAAGGAAGATAAGGCCATAGCGCCGTTGCCGGTTTTCCTTGAGCCACACCAGCACGTCGGCCTGGACCCGTTCATGTTTGTTTCCCGCCAGCTTGTTCAATTCGAAATTCCGCTGCGCCCAATCGAGATAGGTGTATGACATGTCCACCGTCGTGGTGGCAACGGCCCCGCCGAGCGCCGCGTGCACCGTGGCGGTGCCGGTGTAGCCGAAGAGATTGAGAAAACGTTTTCCGCCCGCCAGCTGTCCCAGCATCGTGCGCGTATCACGATGATCGAGGAATAATCCCGTATCGAGATAATCGGTAAAGTTTACCAGGAAGCGGCAAGGTCCCTCGCGGACTTCATGAAACTCGCCGGTCTGGTCGAGTTTTTCGTATTGCGCCCCGCCTTTCTGGCGCTTGCGCACCTTGAAGAACATCTGCTCGCGCGGGATTTCCAGCACCAGCGGGATCACGCCGAGCGCGTGTTGCAGGCGCTGGCGCGCCTTGTCGGGGCTGATGGTGTCCGGCGCCTCGTATTCCTGTACGTGCACGTAACGCTTGTCCGACTCGTACACATCGATCGCGAGGTTGTACTCGTGCAGGTCGGCGTCATATAAACGATAAGCGAAGATTTCCTGGCGCCGCGCCCAGCGCCCGAAATGCTGCAAGTCCTTGCGCAGGCGGTTGGCGAACATCTCGGCGCTCGAGCCGGGGCGGATCTCGAACGGCTTCGGCGCGCGTTCGACCACGGCATTTTCCGGCGTGATCTCGAAGTGCAGCAGCTTGCATTCGATGGCGCCGTTGTAGAGCGTGTGCATCCTGCCGGCGCGCAGGCCCATGACCTTGCCCAGTTCGGGATTGCCGGTGAATACCGCCCCGCGCCAGCCGGGAAAACATTTCTTGAACTGCGTGCCGAGTTCCGTGTACAGCGCCGGCAGCTCGGAACCCGGGCCCAGGCGTTCGCCGTAGGGCGGGTTGGCCACCACGAGTCCGGTCGGGGACTGTTCCGGGGTGCAGTCACTCAGCTCACGTTGCTGCGCGACGATGAGATTGCCCAGTCCCGCGCGTTTGATGTTGTCGCGCGCGGCGCGGATCGCCAGCGGATCATGGTCGTAGCCGTGGATCGGTGGCAGCTGCGTGAGCCCGGTTTCGCGCCGCTGGTGGGCCTCGTCGAGCAGCCCCGCCCACACGGCGGCATCGTGCTGTTTCCAGCGGGTAAAGCCGAAGTATTCGCGCGCCAGCCCGGGCGCGATGTCGGCGGCGATCATGGCCGCCTCGATCGGCAGCGTGTCCGAGCCGCACATGAGGTCCACCAGCATGCCGCCCTGTTTGGCGATGGCGGGCCAGTTGGCGCGCAGCAGGATCGCGGCGGCGAGGTTTTCCTTGAGCGGCGCCTGCACCGTCTGCGTTCGGTAACCGCGCCGGTGCAGCGATTCGCCCGAGAGATCGAGACTGACCGTGGCTTGGTCGCGCAGCAGATAGACGTTGACCCGGATATCGGGCTGGGCCGTGTCTACTGACGGACGCACGCCGAACTCATCGCGCAGCTGGTCGACGATGGCGTCTTTCACCTTGAGCGCGCCGTAGTGCGAGTGGGTGATGGCCGATTGCGAAGTGGTGAGGTCCACCGCCAGCGTACCCTCGGCGGCGAGATGTTCCTTCCAGGCGATGGTTTGCACGCCGGCGTACAGTTCTTCCGGCGTGGGTGCCGGGAAACTGGCCAGGGGCAGCAGGATGCGGCTGGCCAGGCGCGACCACAGGCAGGCGCGATAACCGATGGTGAGTGCACCCTCGAACGCCACCCCGGCGCGGGTTTCCTTGACCATTTCGGCGCCGAGGCTGCGCAACTCATCGGCCAGGAGCGGTTCGATGCCCTTGGGACAGGTGGCGAAGAATGGGCGCGTGGCGGTCATGGGATGGGGGCGCATGTTACGTGCCCCGGTGTCTCTGGTAAATCTGTATGGTTGTTAGCCCCGGGATCGGGTGTGATAATCCTTTCATCGACAGCTGATTCCAGGTATTCGCTCATGGCGCGCATCGGTCTCGATCCGGAAGGCAAGGTGGTCAACGAGGTTTTCGCGCTGATCTACGCGCCGGGTCGCAGCCGTGACCGCTTTCCGGAGAATTGCGTCACCGTAATGGAATCCGAGGCCGCCGTGCTCGAAGGCGCTGACCCCAAAAAGAATCTTTATCCCGCCCGCGTCATCGGGCCGTCCCGCTCTTCCGAAGGCTTCCGGCTCTATTACCTGGTGTGCTGGCTGGACGATGAAGAATGATCTTCCGGAGATGATTATGATAAAAAACAAAAGGGCTTCCTCGCGGAAGCCCTTTTTATTTGCTATGCAAAACCGCCCGTTACGCTTCGAGCGTGCCCTTCATCACATCCAGCGCCTTCGATTCGATCTGACGAATGCGCTCGGCCGAAATGCCGTATTCCGCCGCCAGCTCATGCAGCGTGGGCTTGTCCTCATCCAGCCAGCGGCGCTGGATGATGTCGCGCGAACGCGCATCGAGCGTGGACAGCGCCTGCCGGAGCTGCGTGTGCCGCGAATCTTCCTGGTCGGACTGCGTGGCCAGCACCTCGGGGTTGTAGCGCATGTCCTGCAGGTAGCCGGCCGGCGCGGCGTGGAAATTGTCATCATCGGCGTCGTTGTCGGCGTCGAACGCGACGTCGAAGTGACTCATGCGGCCTTCCATTTGCTGCACCGCTTCCGGCGATACGTCGAGATTTTCCGCCAGCGCGTCAACTTCGCCGCGCGTCATCCAGCCGAGGCGATCGCGTGATTTGCGCAGGTTGAAGAACAGCTTGCGCTGCGCCTTGGTGGTCGCGACCTTGACGATGCGCCAGTTGCGCAGGATGTAGTCGTAGATCTCGGCCTTGATCCAGTGCACGGCGAACGACATCAGGCGCACCTTGCGCGCCGGGTCGTAATGCTTGACCGCCTTCATCAGGCCGATGTTGCCTTCCTGGATCAGGTCCGCCTGCGGCAGGCCGTAGCCGGAGAAGCCGCGCGCGATGCGCGCGACATAGCGCAGATTCGACAGCACCAGCTGCCGCGCCGCGTCGAGATCGTTGTGCTTGTGGTAGCGCCGCGCCAGTTTGCGTTCCTCGCTCACGCTGAGGACCGGCAGGGCATTGACGGCCCGCAAATAGGCCGACAGCCCCTTTTCGGGGTAGAGATTGATGGGCAATGTCAGTGCCTGGGTCATGGCCTGTGTCATGTTTGGGTACCTCCTGCTGCTCATCCTTCCGGGTTCTCTTGGGTAAAGAATTTTAGCACTCATGCCCTGTGAGTGCCAAACGGAGGAAAAGTTCGCTTGGTTACCGGTTCTATGGGGCGGATGCAGGGGAATTCAAGGAGTTTAGCGTGGTTCGATGGCCCGCAGGTGTCGGCCGACCGCCAGCCGTGAGCCCAGCCAGCCCAGCAGTCCCCCGGTCCCGATCAGGGCCAGGGTCGCCAGGAAGCCCAAGTTCTCGAGCGTGAACAGGCTGCCGTAGAGGCTAGCGAGGTGGTGTACCGGGCCGGACAGGAGCAGCAGGCCGAGGCCGATCAGCAGCCAGGCCAGGACGCCGCCGAACAGGCCCTGGAGCGTGCCACTGTAGAGGAAGGGGCGGCGGATGAAGGCATTGGTGCCGCCGATCAGCTTGATGAGCTCGATTTCATCGCGCCGGTTGAGGACCGCGAGGCGGATGGTGTTGCCGATGATGAGCAGCACCGCCACCGCCAGCCCCGCCGTCAGGATCAGCACGCCCTGCCGGGCCAGGTCGAGCATGGCGTAGAGCCGTTGCACCCATTCGAGGTCGAGCTGCGCCAGTTCGACCTCATTGTAGCGGCGCAGGTCGCTCAACAGCGTTTGCAGCGCTTCGGGGCGGGCGTGTTTGGCGGCCGGATGCACCACCAGCACCGGAGGCAGCGGGTTGCGCTCGAGCGCGCCCAGTGCCTCGCCGAAGCCGGAGAGCTTCTTGAACTCGGCCAGCGCCGCCTCGCGCGAGACATAATCCACCCAGGAGACTGCCGGCAGTTTACGGATTTTGTCGGAGAGTTTTTCGATGGCCGGTTCGGAGAGATCCTGCTTCAGGAACAGCGAGATCTGGCCGTTGTCCTCCCAGCCGCCGGCGAGGCGCTGCACGTTCTCGATGGCGACATAAAGCCCTGCCGGCAGTGCCAACGTGATGCCGATGACGGCGACAGTGAGAGAAGTGGCCACGGGCGTGCGCCACAGCTGGCCGAGGACGTAAAAGAAGACCTGCGCGTGACGCAGGAAATAATTCTTGATCACGTTTTGGCCCCCGTGTCGCGCGCGAGCTCGCCGTGATTCAGCTCGATGACGCGCCGGCGCGCGCGGTCGATGAGATGCAGGTCGTGGGTCGCGATCAGCACCGTCACGCCGTGGTGGTGAAAATCCAGGAACAGATCGAGGATTTCATCCGAGAGCGTGCTGTCGAGGTTGCCGGTGGGCTCGTCCGCGAGTAGCAACGGCGGCTTGTTGACCACGGCGCGCGCGATGCCGACGCGTTGCTGCTCGCCGCCGGAGAGCGTCACCGGCAGCATGCGTTCCTTGTCGAGCAGTCCGACCATCTCGAGCGCGGCGCGCACGCGCTTGGGGATCTCCTTGTCGTCGGTGCCGGTGACGATCAGGGGCAGCGCCACGTTGTCGTAGACGGTGCGGTCGAACAGCAGCTTGTGGTCCTGGAACACCACGCCGATCTCGCGCCGGAACCAGGGGATGCGCCGGCGCGGGAGTTTCGTCAGGTTTTTGCTGTTGACGGCGGCCTCGCCGCGCGTCGGGCGTTCGATGGCGGTGATGAGACGGAGCAGCGTGCTCTTGCCGGCGCCGGAATGTCCGGTGATGAAGGCCATTTCACCGGCCTCGATGCGCAGGTTGATGTCGCGCAGGGCGTCGAAGCCGCCGGGATAGCGCTTGAAGACGTGGATAAACTCAATCATGTCGCGGACGTGTCACGGGGCGGGCAGCAGCGCATCGACATACTCGGCCGCATTGAATTCGCGCAGGTCATCCATGCCTTCGCCTACGCCGATGAAGCGGATGGGCAGCCCGGTCTGGCGCGCCATGGCCAGCAGGATGCCGCCCTTGGCGGTGCCGTCGAGCTTGGTCAGCGCCAGGCCGGTCACGCCCACGGCCTCGCGGAAATGCTTGAGCTGCGACAGCGCGTTCTGCCCGGTGCCGGCGTCGAGCACCAGCAACACCTCGTGCGGGGCGTCGGGGCGGGTTTTATTGATCACGCGCCGGATTTTGCGCAGCTCGTCCATCAGGCCTTCCTGCGTGTGCTGGCGCCCGGCGGTATCGACGATGAGGACATCGGCCTTGCGCGCGACCGCGGCATTCATGGCGTCGTGCACCACCGCTGCCGCGTCGGCCCCGGTGTGCTGGGCAATGACGGGGATGTCGAGCCGTCCGGCCCAGGTCTTGAGCTGCTCGATGGCAGCGGCGCGGAAGGTGTCGGCCGCCGCCAGTGTCACCGTCAGCCCCTTGTTTTTGAGGTGGTTCGCCAGCTTGGCGATGGTGGTGGTTTTGCCCACGCCGTTGACGCCCACGACCATGATCACAAAAGGCCTTTCCGGGGCGATCGTCAGCCGCCGGTCACAGGGTTCGAGGATCGCCAGCATGCCCTGACGCAGCGCGCCGTACACGGCAGGCGCGTCTTTCAACTGCTTGCGCGAGACCTGGTCGGTGATACTGCTCACCAGGTGCCGGGTGGTTTCCACGCCGACATCAGCGGACAACAGCAGTGTTTCCAGTTCTTCGAACAGCGTGTCGTCGAGCGCGCGGTTCCCGAGCAGCAGATCGGAAAGCCCGCGGGTGAAGCTGCGCTGGGTGGCGGCCAGTTTGTCGCGCAGACGGCCGAACAGGCCGGTCGAACGGTTTTTTTCTGTCTGGCCTGATGGGTGCGACGGGCTCAAGCGATGATCCTGAATCGAAACTTTTTCGGTTGGGCGGCTCTAAGCTATGGCACAATATTACAAGAGAATCATTCAGGAAACCCCATGTCACATAAATTTTCATGGCTCCTGCTGTTGAGCCTGTGGCTGACAGCGTGCAATCAAACGCATGAAACCACCCTCGACAACGGCCTGCGGGTGATCGTGCACGAAGATCATCGTTCCCCCGTGGTGGTTTCGCAGATCTGGTACAAGGTCGGCAGCCAGGACGAGCCCAAGGGCCTCACCGGCATCTCGCACGTGCTCGAGCACATGATGTTCAAGGGCACGGCCAAACACAAACCCAACGAGTTTTCGCGCATCATCGCCGAGAACGGCGGGCGCGAAAATGCCTTCACCAGTTACGACTACACCGCCTACTTCCAGCAACTGGAAAAATCGCGTCTGCCGATCGCCTTCGAGCTCGAGGCCGACCGCATGCAGAATCTGGTCCTGACCGAGGAGGAGTTCGGCAAGGAGATCAAGGTGGTGATGGAAGAACGCCGCCTGCGTACCGAGGACCAGCCCGAGGCGCTGGCCAGTGAAAAATTCATGACCACCGCCTACGAAGCGCATCCCTACCGCAACCCGGTCATCGGCTGGATGGCGGACCTGCAATCCATGACGGTCAAGGACCTGCGCGACTGGTACGGCCGTTATTACACGCCCTCGAACGCCATCCTGGTTGTGACCGGAGACGTGCAACCGAAGGAAGTGTTCGCGCTGGCGCAGAAATATTTCGGGCCGGTACCCGCGCGCCCCCCGGCGAAGGTCGACGCCGTGACGGAACCGCCCCAGAAGAGCGAGCACCGCGCGCGCATCGCGCTGCCGGCGGAGGTGCCTTACCTGCTGATGGGCTGGCACGCGCCGGTGCATGCCTCGGCCGGGCATGGCGACATCGCGGAATGGGAGCCTTACGCCTTGAGCGTTCTGGGAGGCGTGCTCGACGGCGGGCGGGCGGCGCGTTTCGAACGCGAGCTGGTGCGCGAGAACAAGATCGCGTCCAGCATCGACCTGGATTATTCGGCTGTCTCGCGCTCTCCCGCCATGTTGCTGATCGAGGCCACGCCGGCCAACGGACACACCGCCGAGGAACTGGAACAGGCCATCCGCGCCCGGATCGGACGCGTACGGGACGAACCGGTATCGGCCGAAGAACTGAAGCGCGTGAAGGCGC
The DNA window shown above is from Sulfuricaulis limicola and carries:
- a CDS encoding DUF1059 domain-containing protein; its protein translation is MVRKFIDCRDVPGVQCTIAIFAENEGELLQAAIQHAVSAHGCKDTPDLRERLRQLFKIEKRRAICS
- a CDS encoding D-amino acid dehydrogenase, translating into MKVLVLGGGVIGVTSAWYLRQAGHEVTVVDRQAAPGLETSQANGGQVSWGAGTPWAAPGIPLKALKWMLRPHSPLVLRPRLDPAMWRWLFKMLANCTSERYTINRERMLRLSRYSHECLKALRQETGIRYDEHTTGILEIFRTARDLDDAMRDAALLQQWGVDCRLLDRNGCVAQEPALHPSQGKIIGGLHFPGDESGDCFQFTQSLAKLAQSQGVNFALDTRIERLEADGDRITRVHTDQGVLTADACVLACGSYSPLLARPLGLRLPVYPVKGYSITLPLTNAAAAPAGSVTDVTYKVVVSRLGDKLRAAGTAELAGYDLSLPPSRLATLRHVLADLFPGAGDPAQAQPWCGLRPMTPDNPPLLGPTSYKNLFLNTGHGTLGWTMACGSGKILADIISGRSPDIDLNGLGLARFS
- a CDS encoding nitroreductase, translating into MDVLEAIRRRASTRAYLDKPVDRATVEAILETARWAPSGTNAQPWQVVVVTGETKRKISAALLAERQAGRPENPDYSYYPKHWVEPYKSRRVACGLALYQAMKIGREDKDARLKAWNNNYSFFGAPVGLLFFLDRVMEKGSWIDMGMFIENVMLAALGHGLATCPQAALAEYPDIVRNIVNVPDTRALVCGMALGYPDADAPVNNYRTAREPVAGFTAWHE
- a CDS encoding serine hydrolase codes for the protein MKPTRILVGLATLVGLVLATSHVTSDANVTPPVENKPAASYTSAAEIIEYGQPNRLTLQSGVAMIVDDREGVMLYGRNIERQRPIASLTKLMTALVILESGVPLDEPIKITRDDRDRLRGTKSRLGFNGVFTRHDLLYAALGASDNRAAAALARTYPGGEEAMFQAMNAKAQQLGMTQTRYVDSSGLHNGNVSTANDLVRLVNETHKHALIHAMTTTPTFRVTDQASGRQIAFRNTNRLVHRQSWDIALSKTGYTSAAGNCLIMQTTIAERPLTIVLLNSWGKLSRYGDARRIQQWLEKAERRVPPTITASASHI
- the rlmKL gene encoding bifunctional 23S rRNA (guanine(2069)-N(7))-methyltransferase RlmK/23S rRNA (guanine(2445)-N(2))-methyltransferase RlmL, whose product is MRPHPMTATRPFFATCPKGIEPLLADELRSLGAEMVKETRAGVAFEGALTIGYRACLWSRLASRILLPLASFPAPTPEELYAGVQTIAWKEHLAAEGTLAVDLTTSQSAITHSHYGALKVKDAIVDQLRDEFGVRPSVDTAQPDIRVNVYLLRDQATVSLDLSGESLHRRGYRTQTVQAPLKENLAAAILLRANWPAIAKQGGMLVDLMCGSDTLPIEAAMIAADIAPGLAREYFGFTRWKQHDAAVWAGLLDEAHQRRETGLTQLPPIHGYDHDPLAIRAARDNIKRAGLGNLIVAQQRELSDCTPEQSPTGLVVANPPYGERLGPGSELPALYTELGTQFKKCFPGWRGAVFTGNPELGKVMGLRAGRMHTLYNGAIECKLLHFEITPENAVVERAPKPFEIRPGSSAEMFANRLRKDLQHFGRWARRQEIFAYRLYDADLHEYNLAIDVYESDKRYVHVQEYEAPDTISPDKARQRLQHALGVIPLVLEIPREQMFFKVRKRQKGGAQYEKLDQTGEFHEVREGPCRFLVNFTDYLDTGLFLDHRDTRTMLGQLAGGKRFLNLFGYTGTATVHAALGGAVATTTVDMSYTYLDWAQRNFELNKLAGNKHERVQADVLVWLKENRQRRYGLIFLDPPTFSRSKRMEDTLDVQRDHAALIADTAALLEPGGVLIFSTNLRRFKMEREAFAGLHVEDITRKTIPKDFERDPKIHQCFRITRK
- the rpoH gene encoding RNA polymerase sigma factor RpoH, which gives rise to MTQALTLPINLYPEKGLSAYLRAVNALPVLSVSEERKLARRYHKHNDLDAARQLVLSNLRYVARIARGFSGYGLPQADLIQEGNIGLMKAVKHYDPARKVRLMSFAVHWIKAEIYDYILRNWRIVKVATTKAQRKLFFNLRKSRDRLGWMTRGEVDALAENLDVSPEAVQQMEGRMSHFDVAFDADNDADDDNFHAAPAGYLQDMRYNPEVLATQSDQEDSRHTQLRQALSTLDARSRDIIQRRWLDEDKPTLHELAAEYGISAERIRQIESKALDVMKGTLEA
- the ftsX gene encoding permease-like cell division protein FtsX, which translates into the protein MIKNYFLRHAQVFFYVLGQLWRTPVATSLTVAVIGITLALPAGLYVAIENVQRLAGGWEDNGQISLFLKQDLSEPAIEKLSDKIRKLPAVSWVDYVSREAALAEFKKLSGFGEALGALERNPLPPVLVVHPAAKHARPEALQTLLSDLRRYNEVELAQLDLEWVQRLYAMLDLARQGVLILTAGLAVAVLLIIGNTIRLAVLNRRDEIELIKLIGGTNAFIRRPFLYSGTLQGLFGGVLAWLLIGLGLLLLSGPVHHLASLYGSLFTLENLGFLATLALIGTGGLLGWLGSRLAVGRHLRAIEPR
- the ftsE gene encoding cell division ATP-binding protein FtsE, with product MIEFIHVFKRYPGGFDALRDINLRIEAGEMAFITGHSGAGKSTLLRLITAIERPTRGEAAVNSKNLTKLPRRRIPWFRREIGVVFQDHKLLFDRTVYDNVALPLIVTGTDDKEIPKRVRAALEMVGLLDKERMLPVTLSGGEQQRVGIARAVVNKPPLLLADEPTGNLDSTLSDEILDLFLDFHHHGVTVLIATHDLHLIDRARRRVIELNHGELARDTGAKT
- a CDS encoding M16 family metallopeptidase, with amino-acid sequence MSHKFSWLLLLSLWLTACNQTHETTLDNGLRVIVHEDHRSPVVVSQIWYKVGSQDEPKGLTGISHVLEHMMFKGTAKHKPNEFSRIIAENGGRENAFTSYDYTAYFQQLEKSRLPIAFELEADRMQNLVLTEEEFGKEIKVVMEERRLRTEDQPEALASEKFMTTAYEAHPYRNPVIGWMADLQSMTVKDLRDWYGRYYTPSNAILVVTGDVQPKEVFALAQKYFGPVPARPPAKVDAVTEPPQKSEHRARIALPAEVPYLLMGWHAPVHASAGHGDIAEWEPYALSVLGGVLDGGRAARFERELVRENKIASSIDLDYSAVSRSPAMLLIEATPANGHTAEELEQAIRARIGRVRDEPVSAEELKRVKAQVVASNVYSRDSVFYQGMQIGRLAAVGLDWRLLDDYVKNLNAVTAEQVQTVARKYLVDTNLTVTILDPQPMDKNKPRPAPRMGGSHVR